One window from the genome of Diospyros lotus cultivar Yz01 chromosome 11, ASM1463336v1, whole genome shotgun sequence encodes:
- the LOC127812773 gene encoding uncharacterized protein LOC127812773 — translation MWCRVFPATLEGHARSWYSSLAHRSIANFGQLRNRFLAHFAPLRRHRRSTMTLVNLKQNQGESLTDFVARFNMEALSIENLDQSIAMVAFQNALRVGPFTQSLAKRPPQTFIEILSRATKYINAEEVMRVKRSEYSDKKEKRSQNREQKPEDKSGRRGERSGPRWSLVRFTLLNTPRAEILATIENKDYLKKPRPMKAPANKRSKDRYCRFHRDHGHDTEECHQLKEEIQELINRGFLRRFVAKDTEPQRGERRGSRSPSRRRGRSQERRRTRTPPRRENRHGDGSPLQQLIFHTLAAGVVPGKESGESSDLHRRPGVKRARPGDVISFTDDDLPGYPVSNDPLVITAKLGKWELRRILVDPGSSSEVLYRQAFLGMGYEMEQLKPARVLLIGFDGEVVYADGVFQLLLTLGKGSRFSQVMLDILVADVPSAYNMILGRSGLNALRAVSSTYHMVLKFPTAAGVGEVRGDLRSARECYMASISTAKGVVQEQLEPQEDSRWRRGPTVGEVGISPPATVSFLLEGPEDPKIAEPVDELVEIFSHGQSTTFQA, via the exons atgtggtgtagagtcttcCCAGCCACTTTGGAAGGACATGCACGGTCCTGGTATTCAAGTTTGGCACATCGATCGATCGCTAACTTCGGACAGCTTCGGAATAGGTTCTTAGCTCACTTCGCTCCCCTTCGGAGGCACCGGAGGTCTACCATGACCCTCGTGAATCTCAAGCAGAACCAAGGGGAGTCGTTAACAGATTTTGTGGCCAGGTTTAATATggaggcattgagcattgagaatCTTGATCAGAGTATCGCTATGGTGGCCTTTCAGAATGCCTTGAGGGTTGGCCCTTTTACCCAGTCACTGGCTAAGAGGCCTCCCCAAACATTCATAGAGATCCTGAGCCGAGCCACCAAGTACATTAATGCCGAGGAGGTGATGCGGGTCAAGAGAAGTGAATACTcagataagaaagagaagagaagtcaGAACCGAGAGCAAAAGCCTGAAGATAAATCGGGCCGACGGGGGGAGAGGTCGGGCCCTCGATGGAGTCTAGTTAGGTTCACCCTGCTTAATACTCCTCGGGCTGAGATCCTAGCCACAATCGAGAATaaggattacttgaaaaaaccGAGACCCATGAAAGCCCCGGCTAACAAGCGGAGTAAAGACAGGTATTGTCGATTCCATCGAGATCATGGACATGACACGGAGGAGTGCCATCAACTTAAAGAAGAGATCCAGGAGCTCATCAATCGAGGTTTCCTGAGGAGGTTTGTAGCTAAGGATACAGAACCACAAAGGGGTGAACGAAGGGGATCGAGGAGCCCCTCTCGCAGGCGCGGTAGATCTCAGGAACGACGCAGAACCAGAACCCCGCCCCGGAGAGAGAATCGCCATGGGGATGGGAGTCCTCTGCAACAGTTGATTTTTCATACTCTAGCGGCTGGGGTGGTGCCAGGCAAGGAGTCGGGGGAGAGTTCTGATCTGCATCGACGTCCGGGAGTCAAAAGGGCTCGACCAGGGGATGTTATCTCCTTTACCGATGACGACTTGCCCGGATATCCGGTTTCTAATGATCCGCTAGTCATCACAGCAAAATTGGGAAAATGGGAGCTTCGGCGGATTCTCGTGGACCCGGGGAGCTCTTCTGAAGTTTTGTATCGACAAGCCTTTTTAGGCATGGGATACGAAATGGAACAGTTGAAGCCTGCTCGTGTCCTCTTGATTGGATTCGACGGGGAAGTGGTATATGCGGATGGTGTCTTCCAGCTCTTGTTGACTCTTGGAAAGGGTTCTCGGTTTTCCCAGGTCATGTTAGACATTTTGGTAGCGGATGTCCCCTCGGCCTACAATATGATCCTCGGAAGATCGGGGCTAAATGCTCTGCGGGCTGTGTCGAGTACTTATCACATGGTGCTTAAGTTCCCCACTGCGGCGGGGGTTGGAGAAGTCAGAGGAGACCTAAGGTCTGCCCGGGAATGTTACATGGCATCCATTAGCACAGCTAAGGGTGTTGTGCAGGAGCAGTTAGAGCCGCAAGAGGATTCAAGATGGAGACGGGGCCCTACTGTGGGGGAGGTCGGGATTTCCCCTCCCGCCACTGTCAGTTTTTTACTAGAAGGTCCAGAAGACCCAAAGATTGCTGAGCCAGTGGATGAGCTTGTAGAG ATATTTTCGCATGGTCAGTCCACGACATTCCAGGCATAG